GTTAATAAAATAATATTAAGATAATTTTAGCTACATTAAAAATGTTTATTGTATGCTGTTCTATTCAACTACTATAGATCCTGTTGGACATGAGGCTGCCGCATTCTTTGATGGTTCTACAAGGTTGTCAGGTATTTCTCCAACACTCTCTGTTTCTGTATCTGACTTTCTATAGGGATCTCTTATTCTTGTCTTTCCTGTTGCTGGATCTAGCTCAAATACATCTGGTACTAGTGCCCAACATACTCCACAGGCTATACAGGTCTCCTTATTTACCTTAACTTGTGCCATACAGATCCCTTGCTATAAGGATTGTAAAGAAAATTTAAGCTTTGCTAACATAAATATTCCTTACAGTAGCTAGAATATTACTTAATCCATGAATTTTTATAAATATCATTGGGATGATGTAGCTTTAGGCCGTAGCAGTTGAATGGTGAGAATGCCCCTACCCTCTG
Above is a genomic segment from Ignisphaera aggregans DSM 17230 containing:
- a CDS encoding conserved hypothetical protein (InterPro IPR001080~KEGG: mem:Memar_1503 hypothetical protein~SPTR: A3CVN2 Putative uncharacterized protein) codes for the protein MAQVKVNKETCIACGVCWALVPDVFELDPATGKTRIRDPYRKSDTETESVGEIPDNLVEPSKNAAASCPTGSIVVE